Proteins encoded by one window of Salvia splendens isolate huo1 chromosome 5, SspV2, whole genome shotgun sequence:
- the LOC121804616 gene encoding T-complex protein 1 subunit delta-like encodes MASAAVAKAKPTETFVDNKRKDDIRMANIAAAQAVADAVRTSLGPKGMDKMISTASGEVIITNDGATILNKMEVLQPAAKFLVELSKSQDVVAGDGTTTVVVIAGALLKASLILLNSGIHATVVSDSLHKASIKAAEILSAMAVPVELSDRDSLVKSASTSLNSKVVSQYSSLLAPLAVDAVLSVVDSEKPDLVDLKDIKIVKKLGGTVDDTELVNGLVFDKKVSHAAGGPTRVENAKIAVIQFQISPPKTDIEQSIVVSDYSQMDRILKEERNYILGMIKKIKATGCNVLLIQKSILRDAVTDLSLHYLAKAKILVIKDIERDEIEFITKTLNCLPISNIEHFRVEKMGSADIVEEVPLGDGGKIVKIMGIKDMGRTTSVLVRGSNHLVLDEAERSLHDALCVIRCLVNKKYLIAGGGAPEIELSRQLGAWAKVLQGMEGYCVKAFAEALEVIPYTLAENAGLNPIAIVTELRNRHAQGEINAGINVRKGQITNILEENVVQPLLVSTSAISLASECVRMILKIDDIVTVR; translated from the coding sequence ATGGCATCCGCGGCGGTGGCAAAGGCGAAGCCCACAGAGACCTTCGTCGACAACAAGCGTAAAGACGACATCCGGATGGCGAACATCGCAGCGGCGCAGGCGGTTGCGGATGCCGTGCGGACCAGCCTCGGCCCCAAGGGTATGGACAAGATGATCTCCACCGCTTCCGGCGAGGTCATTATCACCAACGACGGCGCCACcatcctcaacaaaatggaaGTCCTCCAGCCGGCCGCCAAATTCCTCGTCGAGCTCTCCAAATCTCAGGACGTCGTCGCCGGAGACGGAACCACCACGGTCGTCGTCATCGCCGGCGCGCTGCTCAAAGCCTCGCTCATTCTATTGAATTCCGGTATTCACGCCACCGTCGTCTCCGATTCGCTCCACAAGGCTTCGATTAAGGCCGCCGAGATCCTCTCCGCGATGGCCGTACCCGTGGAGCTCTCGGATCGCGATTCGCTTGTGAAATCGGCGTCGACGTCGCTCAATTCTAAGGTTGTATCTCAGTACTCTTCTCTTCTAGCGCCGTTAGCTGTTGATGCTGTGCTTTCTGTGGTGGATTCTGAGAAACCTGATTTAGTTGATTTGAAAGATATTAAGATAGTGAAGAAATTAGGAGGAACTGTTGATGATACTGAATTGGTGAATGGACTTGTTTTTGATAAAAAAGTGAGTCATGCGGCCGGTGGCCCGACTAGGGTTGAAAATGCTAAGATAGCTGTGATACAGTTTCAGATTTCCCCACCGAAAACCGATATAGAACAGAGCATTGTGGTATCTGACTATTCTCAAATGGATAGGATTTTGAAGGAGGAGAGGAATTATATTTTAGGGATGATTAAGAAGATAAAAGCGACAGGGTGTAATGTGTTGTTGATTCAGAAGAGTATCTTGAGGGATGCTGTGACGGACTTGTCGTTGCATTATTTAGCCAAGGCTAAGATTCTAGTCATTAAGGACATTGAGAGGGATGAGATTGAGTTCATCACCAAGACGTTGAACTGTCTGCCGATCTCTAACATTGAGCACTTCCGCGTTGAAAAGATGGGGTCTGCTGATATCGTGGAGGAGGTGCCTCTGGGAGACGGTGGGAAGATTGTGAAGATTATGGGAATTAAGGACATGGGGAGGACAACGAGTGTGCTGGTCCGTGGCTCGAACCATCTGGTGCTTGATGAAGCGGAGAGGAGTTTGCACGATGCTTTGTGCGTGATAAGGTGTTTGGTTAACAAGAAGTATCTGATTGCTGGTGGCGGAGCACCTGAGATTGAGCTCTCGAGGCAGTTAGGAGCTTGGGCAAAGGTGCTGCAGGGAATGGAAGGGTACTGTGTCAAAGCTTTTGCTGAAGCACTTGAGGTGATTCCTTACACATTGGCTGAGAACGCAGGGTTGAATCCAATTGCCATCGTcaccgaactcaggaacagGCATGCACAAGGTGAAATCAATGCAGGGATCAATGTGAGGAAAGGACAGATCACTAACATTTTGGAGGAGAATGTAGTGCAGCCCCTGCTCGTGAGCACAAGTGCAATTTCCTTGGCTTCAGAGTGCGTCCGGATGATCTTGAAGATTGATGACATAGTTACCGTGAGATAG
- the LOC121804061 gene encoding putative uncharacterized protein DDB_G0290521 has product MLLEQLPTSSSSSSSGADSGDRRTSPQAQVENPSPSSQPLPQTSAAPPPEVDEEAIRDRATTSTPQNPPQNPPSSSQTPTPRHTPTPTPAFPLVQYSGDDSEEEGAQPAATPAAKAESVPQPRAEGATAPNTLTRPSGGGSNSPTLLGPTQPIKVVNVDDDSTEDLLPPPNKTLQQREADWNFIPHAEDESVPNREEEPLRRWTHRMEINRLVEEVEAGVASMQKAKEEQVERPRIVRSILDKPEEPEN; this is encoded by the exons ATGTTGCTTGAACAGCTCCCaacttcatcctcctcttccaGTTCCGGCGCTGACAGTGGTGACCGGAGGACCTCACCCCAGGCCCAAGTTGAAAACCCTAGCCCATCCTCTCAACCTCTACCACAAACAAGCGCCGCTCCGCCTCCCGAGGTGGACGAAGAAGCCATCAG GGACCGAGCCACAACTTCCACACCCCAAAATCCTCCTCAAAACCCTCCATCTTCTTCCCAAACACCTACCCCCCGTCATACCCCTACGCCTACACCCGCGTTTCCACTGGTACAGTACAGTGGGGACGATTCTGAGGAAGAAGGGGCACAACCAGCCGCCACTCCCGCTGCCAAAGCAGAATCCGTGCCGCAACCACGTGCAGAGGGCGCTACTGCTCCCAACACTCTGACACGACCAAGTGGCGGAGGCTCCAACTCCCCTACTCTCCTAGGGCCGACACAACCGATCAAGGTTGTAAATGTTGACGACGATTCTACGGAGGACCTTCTGCCTCCTCCCAACAAAACACTGCAACAAAGAGAGGCGGATTGGAACTTCATTCCTCATGCAGAGGATGAATCAGTCCCGAATAGGGAGGAGGAGCCGTTGCGTCGTTGGACGCACAGAATGGAGATCAACCGGTTGGTAGAGGAGGTGGAGGCTGGTGTGGCCAGCATGCAGAAGGCAAAGGAGGAGCAGGTGGAGAGACCCCGCATAGTACGGTCGATATTGGATAAACCGGAGGAGCCGGAAAACTGA